The nucleotide window TAAATGTAATGAGTCTCGTAAATTGTTATACTGTCCCACAAAGAAAAAGGTATAAAAAGGCAAAAAAATATATTTATTAAAATAATCGATTTATTATGCTTTTCAAAAACCAGCACAGCAGTTACAATGGATAAAATAGCTAGGATTGCAAGAGGTATGAGGGAATAACTATCGCCAAATCCCAATTGAAATATAAATTTTACAATGGAAAAAAGGGCGTATACTGTAAAGAAAACTGCAGTAATCCAATAGACTAGCTTACTTTGGAAAAGTTTTTTATCGATCACTGAAACTGCGTAAAATAAATCAGAAGCACTATCCCTACTATAATCCGGTACCAACCCCACGGTTTGAAACCATATTTGGTAAGGACTCCGATAAAGAATTTGATTGCAATTACAGCCACAACGAATGCCACCAAATTTCCCACAAAGAAGCTCGTGGTATTCTCAGAATTCGCGAAGATCATTTCGTAACCCTTCTGCTCCACGCCGTGGTGGTTCCAGTTCTTCAGGAAAATAGAATAGGTAGTTACAGCAAGCATAGTGGGAACCGCCAGGAAGAATGAAAATTCAGCAGCGGCCACTCTGGTCAGTTTTTGCTGCATCCCCCCAATGATGGAGGCGGCACTGCGGCTCACGCCCGGCATCATAGCCAAACACTGCCAAAGTCCAATAGTGAAGGCCTTTTTGTAAGTAATTTCCTTTTCGTCGTGAACAGTATGCTGTGTGAAAAATCTGTCAATAAAGAGAAGGACAATCCCACCCAAGATCAGAACTACGGCAATAGGCACGGGATCTCCCAGAACGGATTCGATCATATCATCAAAAAGATAACCCAACACCAAAGCAGGAATTACAGCGACCGCAAGCTTGAGATAGAACTTGATATTTGAAAAATCAAGAAATTTTTTCCAGTATAGGAATACAACCGCCAGGATGGCTCCAAACTGTATTGAAACCTGAAACATCTTTACAAATTCATCCTCCTGAATGCCGAAGATTGAACTTGTAAAAATCATGTGAGCGGTGGATGAAACCGGCAGATACTCGGTAAGTCCTTCCACAACAGCAATAAAAATTGCTTTGATTAGATCCATATAAGGGTATTGATTTTAGTAAATTTCGGGGCTACCTGCTTCGCTTCAGGATCGCGTACACCTGAACGGCAAATCCCGCTACCACAAGAAATGGAGCCAGCCTAATCCTGCGAAAGGAGAAAATATCTTCGTTCCAGCTGTTGGGATCAAATTTTCCGTCCACCGTATTGGCATCGGCACCCATCATCAGCAGAAACCCAAGGATGGTAAGTCCCAAACCTATGAACATCCATCGGTAGTTTTCCTTACCAAAATAGAACGGAGCCGGTGTTCTGTTGTCCGCAGTCCCGAAAGAATCGGCAGAGAATTTTGCTGTTTTTTTAGCCATCTTAAGTGTAGTATAAATCGTCAATATTAGACCTCAGGAACCTCCACGTTGCAAATACAGTACTGATTACGGTGATGAAAATACCGATCAGTGCAATTAATCCCACAAGGAGGATAAACTGATTGGTGTCCTGAACAAATGGCGTCTGAATGGTTGATGTAAAATAGTACCACACCCCAAATAAAGCCAAAATACCCAGTACAGCGCCTAAAACTCCCAATATGATTGCCTCCTTTACAAACGGCATAAGGATAAACCTTCTTTTGGCTCCCACCAGCTGCATGGTCTTGATGATGAATCTCTTTGAAAATATCTTCAGTCTGATGGAATTATTAATCAGAACTATGGCAAGAATCAGAAAAAGTATGGAGAACGCCAGAATCCATTTCAGTATCTTATTCAGGTTTTCGTAAATCTGCTGCGACTCGGAGTTGTTCTTCACATCTACAATGCCCGGCACAGTCGAGATTTGTTTGATGGCATCGTTCACTTTTGCGGGATCCACATACTCCGGTTTCAGGGCAATCTCCACCGAGGAGGGGAAGATGTGCGCGTCGAACAGTTTTTCCGAATCAATACCAAGACTGACCCTCGCCTCTTTACTCGCCTGTTCGCGGCTGATGTAGGTGGCTTTTTTTACAGGAGCCAAAGACTTGATCTTCTCCACAGCGTCCAGTTCCTGCTTGGCAAGTTTCAGGGAATCTTTGGCGTCGTAATCCTGATCAAAATAGGCGTTTACCACAAGTTGCTCCTTCAGGTAATCGGAGTATTTCTGAGCGTTGATAAGAATGAGACCGGAAAGTCCGACCAGAAAAAGTACCAAAGCGATACTTACGACCACTGTGATGTTACTTGACCTGAGCCTTCTCCTGTTAAAATCCTCCACTGTTCTAGCCATTCACAAAAATTTTTGGCTAAAATAGAAAAAATCTTCCGAAATTTGCCCGGCGAAGGAGAAAAATGAGTGTTAAGAAAACACAAAATCAGATCAGTAAGACTTCCTGAGACACTGTAGCACAGCCGCAGCGCCGTGCACTTTCCACATAAATAAAACCACATGAGCGTAAGGGCGAAAAAACACCTTGGACAGCACTTCCTGACTGACGAAAACATAGCGAAAGATATTGTTGACGGGCTTACCGGCATCGGTTACAAAACCATAGTTGAAGTGGGTCCCGGTATGGGTGTCCTTACCAAATACCTGCTGCAGACGGACAGCAAGCTTTTTCTGGCAGAAATTGACGACGAATCCATAGCTTACCTCAGGAAGAATTATTCCCAGTTGGGTGAGTCTTCATTTATCGGCGATTTCCTCAAAACGGATTTTAGCTTTGCTGATGACAGCCAGACTGCCATCATAGGCAACTTCCCCTACAATATATCGTCACAGATCTTATTCAAAATAATAGACCACCACAGGATTATTCCGGAAATGGTAGGGATGTTCCAGAAAGAGGTTGCAGAACGGACCGCAGCTGTGCCACGCACCAAAAGCTACGGAATCCTGTCCGTGCTTGTACAGGCGTATTATGATGTGGAATATCTGTTCACGGTTCATGAGAATGTCTTTAACCCGCCACCGAAGGTAAAATCGGGCGTTATCCGGCTCACCAGAAACCTTAAAGACGGCCTGGAGGGAAATGAGGAGATTTTTAAACAGATTGTGAAGGCTGGTTTCAACCAAAGACGGAAAAAACTTTCCAATGCCCTGAAAACACTTGATATTCCGGAAGCCCTGCAGGATCACGGGTTCATGGATAAACGTGCCGAAGAACTTTCGGTAGCCGATTTCATTGCTTTTGCCCAAATATGGAAAAGTCATAAATACTGTTCGTTCGGTTCTGACTTGATTCTTTAATCTTAATAAAAAAGGCTGTCTTACCAATGCAAGACAGCCTTCTTTATTAACTGATTTTTTCTATTCTCTGTTTTTCAACATGATCCAACCTGTTTTATTCACAGGGTTCTTGTTCGCAGGATCTTCATACTTCACCTGGTACCAGTAGGTAGACGTCGGTAAAGTCTTGCTTTGGAAACGTCCTGTCCAGATGGCTGCATCTTTTGTAGCCTTCCAGATTTCTTTCCCGTAGCGGTCGAACACAGAAGCTCCAAAATCCTTGTAGCGACTTATTCCGCTCAGATCCAGCACATCATTTACACCGTCACCGTTTGGCGTGATTACATTCTGAATATGTAATGTGAAGAACGGCAGGGAGCCTACACAGCTGGTATACTTCACACGAACCTGCAGGTTAAGCGTTATGTTGGCAGCCACATTATTGAATACATTGGAATCCTGCCATGTAAATCCATTGTCTATGGAGTACTCTAACGGTCCGTTACTTGGATTGTTTGCCGTCAGGGTTAAAGTATTGGTCTGGAAATCGGCATTAATAATCTGCGGTATCTGTGCCTCAACCACCTGTGTGGTGAAAGTGGCTGTACATTCTCCGTTTCCGATGGTCACCGTATAGATACCTGTTTGGTCTACAGTTACTGTCTGCGAATTTCCGATTACATTATCATCTACATCCTTCCACTGGTAAGTATACCCGGGTCCTGCACCGGCATCCAGCGTGATGCTGTCGCCCACACAGATCTGTCCGGCCACGGGCTGCAGCGTAGTGGAAATCGCAGGGATCACCTCAATAGTGACGGTAGCCGGATTGGTGGACTGACATCCGTTTACCCCTACAGAATACACTGTATAAGTAGTGGTCTGAGTAGGAGCCACAGTAATAACATTGAGCGGTGAGGCGTTGGTGTTCCAGACATAGGTGGCGCCTCCCGTAGCGGTAAGCGTCACCGTTTCACCGGCGCAGATTTTCGTATCATTTGCCGTTACGGTTACAGATGGCGGTGTGAAATTCTCCTGAACTGTTACGGTTCCTGAAGCAGAACAAACTATATCGCCTGGTTGGTAAGCTTTGGTGATGGTCAATGTGTAATTTCCACCGGCGGCCACCACAGGAGTAAGTGTATTGGCACCGGAGAAGATGTAACCGCCGTTTGTAGCTACCCAGCTGAATACGGAGCCTGCGGGATAGGTAGAGCCGCTCGCTATCAGGGTTACCTGCGGATTCGTACAGTTGATGGCCGGTGGCGGTGCAATATCCACGGTGATCTGTGGTGCTTTCACCAACTCTATTTCGGCTATCTTAGGACAGAAACCGGATTTCACCAAAGCATACACCATTACGTTACCCGGACTTGAAAATGCCCCGGGATTGGCAATTACGTTCGCATTCTGAGCCTGGGCATCTGCCAGATTCTCATAGAAGGCATACGTAACGCCGGGCGTACTGCTTATGGCGGTCGTTGTAAGATTCAGGTTAAAATTAACGTTGCCGGGTCCATAACACTGTGTAAAAGTAATGTCATTAACCACCGGAGAAGTGCCGCCGAGGATGGTTACGGAAGCTTCGCCCGGACACTGGTTGCCAGGCACAAAAACCTCAACGGAATACACTCCCGGCGCAGTAGCTACATAGGTAGGATTGGTAGCGCCTGAGATAGGATTGCCGTTCAGAGACCATTGGTAAGTTGAACCTGCTACCTGCACAGAAGCTGTTAATGACTGTGGTGTATTGTCACACATTTCCACCTCTGCGGGTAAGGCTACGCCGTTCGGGTTTAGGATCTGTACACCGATATCGAATGAACCGGCTTCCAGAAATACCGCAGAATCATAACTGCTGTCACGGGCATCGGCAATAACCATCTTGATATGGTAGGACTGTCCCGGAATAACGGTTGCTGTTGCCTCCAACGGGATGGTACGCCCGTAATAGTTGGTTTGGTTAGGCGGCAGCGATCCGAAGTACTGCGCATTAATCGGTCCGCAGGTAAAACTGGCAGGAACGATATTGGTAGCAGTTACCGGTCCGGCCCCGCCCGGAAGTACCGCCAGGTTTGTATACGTAGCACCTGGTGTATTAGGTTTCAGCAACAGGGCAAAGGCATCATCGT belongs to Chryseobacterium sp. and includes:
- a CDS encoding undecaprenyl-diphosphate phosphatase — encoded protein: MDLIKAIFIAVVEGLTEYLPVSSTAHMIFTSSIFGIQEDEFVKMFQVSIQFGAILAVVFLYWKKFLDFSNIKFYLKLAVAVIPALVLGYLFDDMIESVLGDPVPIAVVLILGGIVLLFIDRFFTQHTVHDEKEITYKKAFTIGLWQCLAMMPGVSRSAASIIGGMQQKLTRVAAAEFSFFLAVPTMLAVTTYSIFLKNWNHHGVEQKGYEMIFANSENTTSFFVGNLVAFVVAVIAIKFFIGVLTKYGFKPWGWYRIIVGIVLLIYFTQFQ
- a CDS encoding DUF3098 domain-containing protein produces the protein MAKKTAKFSADSFGTADNRTPAPFYFGKENYRWMFIGLGLTILGFLLMMGADANTVDGKFDPNSWNEDIFSFRRIRLAPFLVVAGFAVQVYAILKRSR
- a CDS encoding cell division protein FtsX; the protein is MARTVEDFNRRRLRSSNITVVVSIALVLFLVGLSGLILINAQKYSDYLKEQLVVNAYFDQDYDAKDSLKLAKQELDAVEKIKSLAPVKKATYISREQASKEARVSLGIDSEKLFDAHIFPSSVEIALKPEYVDPAKVNDAIKQISTVPGIVDVKNNSESQQIYENLNKILKWILAFSILFLILAIVLINNSIRLKIFSKRFIIKTMQLVGAKRRFILMPFVKEAIILGVLGAVLGILALFGVWYYFTSTIQTPFVQDTNQFILLVGLIALIGIFITVISTVFATWRFLRSNIDDLYYT
- the rsmA gene encoding 16S rRNA (adenine(1518)-N(6)/adenine(1519)-N(6))-dimethyltransferase RsmA translates to MSVRAKKHLGQHFLTDENIAKDIVDGLTGIGYKTIVEVGPGMGVLTKYLLQTDSKLFLAEIDDESIAYLRKNYSQLGESSFIGDFLKTDFSFADDSQTAIIGNFPYNISSQILFKIIDHHRIIPEMVGMFQKEVAERTAAVPRTKSYGILSVLVQAYYDVEYLFTVHENVFNPPPKVKSGVIRLTRNLKDGLEGNEEIFKQIVKAGFNQRRKKLSNALKTLDIPEALQDHGFMDKRAEELSVADFIAFAQIWKSHKYCSFGSDLIL
- a CDS encoding choice-of-anchor L domain-containing protein encodes the protein MLNYRLKNYFSISFIALSLLSTTSVFGQKTRPPAMKEINTLAKAGDYIDVNVAPYPESNFTPAQLVTDVLVGASPTCGTPNISNVTISPNQPVTDNNRFWGYFNKGTSQFPFDEGIVLTTGYARRAGNTADSGVLGDGTGTNSDPDLVAATNPSASLYNAVVLEFDFVPASTQMKFNYIFASEEYTGGFPCSGYDDAFALLLKPNTPGATYTNLAVLPGGAGPVTATNIVPASFTCGPINAQYFGSLPPNQTNYYGRTIPLEATATVIPGQSYHIKMVIADARDSSYDSAVFLEAGSFDIGVQILNPNGVALPAEVEMCDNTPQSLTASVQVAGSTYQWSLNGNPISGATNPTYVATAPGVYSVEVFVPGNQCPGEASVTILGGTSPVVNDITFTQCYGPGNVNFNLNLTTTAISSTPGVTYAFYENLADAQAQNANVIANPGAFSSPGNVMVYALVKSGFCPKIAEIELVKAPQITVDIAPPPAINCTNPQVTLIASGSTYPAGSVFSWVATNGGYIFSGANTLTPVVAAGGNYTLTITKAYQPGDIVCSASGTVTVQENFTPPSVTVTANDTKICAGETVTLTATGGATYVWNTNASPLNVITVAPTQTTTYTVYSVGVNGCQSTNPATVTIEVIPAISTTLQPVAGQICVGDSITLDAGAGPGYTYQWKDVDDNVIGNSQTVTVDQTGIYTVTIGNGECTATFTTQVVEAQIPQIINADFQTNTLTLTANNPSNGPLEYSIDNGFTWQDSNVFNNVAANITLNLQVRVKYTSCVGSLPFFTLHIQNVITPNGDGVNDVLDLSGISRYKDFGASVFDRYGKEIWKATKDAAIWTGRFQSKTLPTSTYWYQVKYEDPANKNPVNKTGWIMLKNRE